A part of Primulina eburnea isolate SZY01 chromosome 10, ASM2296580v1, whole genome shotgun sequence genomic DNA contains:
- the LOC140803805 gene encoding early nodulin-like protein 14, producing MASLKTLICCFHILLFLFMAVNLSEAREFVVGGNKKKWETPSSSDQFNKWAAKIRFLIGDSIVLKYDSKTDSVLEVSEENYNNCNKSNPIRSYSDGNTKITLDKSGPFFFISGAEGHCEKGQKLEIKVLSANHSQLQPVTREPSPADIDHLAPAPATLDR from the exons ATGGCTTCTCTGAAAACCCTTATTTGCTGTTTTCATATTCTTCTTTTCTTGTTTATGGCTGTTAATCTCTCCGAAGCAAGAGAATTCGTGGTTGGTGGAAATAAGAAGAAGTGGGAAACCCCGTCTTCTTCTGACCAGTTCAACAAATGGGCTGCCAAAATCCGCTTCCTAATAGGCGATTCTATTG TGTTGAAGTACGATTCCAAGACAGATTCGGTGCTGGAAGTGTCGGAAGAAAACTACAATAACTGCAACAAATCAAACCCGATTAGATCTTATAGTGATGGAAATACAAAGATCACATTAGACAAAAGTGGCCCATTTTTCTTCATCAGTGGGGCAGAAGGCCACTGCGAGAAAGGCCAAAAGCTTGAGATCAAAGTTCTGTCAGCAAACCACAGCCAGCTGCAGCCCGTGACGCGGGAACCTTCTCCAGCGGATATAGACCACCTTGCACCAGCTCCGGCTACCCTCGACCGCTAG